A window from Alkalicoccobacillus plakortidis encodes these proteins:
- a CDS encoding methyl-accepting chemotaxis protein: protein MDLVEGLQKNMPFLKKAFKGDVALGLFDANQTLFWSDSESIKLDIKVGDPLQKGFENFSNIVNNDVTYTLVPKEVYGFAFDVVNIPFKDEHDKIVALMSVNISRKELDRIEELMSETSEISDQLLSGIQQVAAHSEQLSATSDQLLQNAVKTVDESNEVTNITNFIGDISRQTNLIGLNAAIEAARVGQAGAGFGVVATEVRKLSDETKKAANQIDETLKRIQTSIKQMQQEISDITDASTDQAQLVTDFMKNIETLNTQNQEFKQYVHSLNEL from the coding sequence ATGGATTTAGTAGAAGGCTTACAAAAAAATATGCCATTCTTAAAAAAAGCTTTTAAAGGAGACGTAGCACTTGGTTTGTTTGACGCAAACCAAACGTTGTTCTGGAGCGACAGTGAATCGATAAAATTAGATATAAAAGTTGGCGATCCACTTCAAAAAGGCTTTGAGAATTTTAGTAATATCGTAAACAACGATGTAACATATACACTAGTTCCTAAAGAAGTTTATGGATTTGCTTTCGATGTCGTAAATATTCCATTTAAAGACGAACATGATAAGATCGTTGCATTAATGAGTGTAAATATTAGCCGTAAAGAGCTAGATCGAATTGAAGAGTTGATGAGTGAAACATCGGAAATCTCAGATCAACTGCTAAGTGGCATTCAACAAGTGGCGGCTCACTCTGAGCAACTATCAGCAACATCCGACCAATTATTACAAAACGCAGTAAAAACGGTAGATGAATCAAATGAAGTAACGAATATTACCAACTTTATTGGAGATATCTCAAGACAAACCAATTTAATTGGACTAAATGCAGCAATCGAAGCCGCACGTGTAGGTCAGGCAGGAGCTGGATTTGGCGTTGTCGCAACAGAAGTACGCAAATTATCTGATGAGACAAAAAAAGCGGCTAACCAAATTGATGAAACCTTGAAAAGAATTCAAACATCAATTAAACAAATGCAACAAGAAATTAGCGATATAACAGATGCATCAACCGACCAAGCTCAGTTAGTCACAGATTTTATGAAGAATATAGAAACACTAAATACCCAAAATCAAGAGTTTAAACAATATGTTCATTCTTTAAATGAACTATAA
- a CDS encoding MOSC domain-containing protein, protein MRHLSISNLAVAEPEIMSYASGKQMNTAITKKKIEKVLLREEGFEGDAVADLKNHGGAERAVCFYPTEHYSFWNHEFSTELTTAAFGENITVSGLLEEHVCIGDVYQIGEAVVTITQGRVPCNTIDRHTSVKGLFKRVMETGYTGYFAKVLKEGVIEHDSLITLVSRDTEQISVLHANKLFFQQIKNKADIEQLLKVEALAEKWRIHFNRIKEKL, encoded by the coding sequence ATGAGACATCTTTCTATATCCAATCTAGCTGTTGCTGAACCAGAGATCATGAGTTATGCGTCGGGTAAACAAATGAATACGGCAATCACAAAAAAGAAAATCGAAAAGGTTTTGTTACGAGAAGAAGGTTTTGAAGGAGATGCAGTAGCTGATTTAAAAAATCATGGTGGAGCGGAGCGTGCCGTCTGTTTTTATCCAACCGAACATTATTCGTTTTGGAATCATGAATTTAGCACGGAACTCACTACCGCTGCATTTGGTGAAAATATCACTGTTAGCGGCCTTTTGGAGGAGCATGTATGTATTGGTGATGTATATCAAATTGGCGAGGCAGTTGTCACAATAACGCAGGGAAGGGTACCTTGTAACACAATTGATCGTCATACAAGTGTAAAAGGTTTGTTTAAACGAGTAATGGAAACAGGATATACGGGTTATTTTGCAAAGGTATTAAAAGAAGGTGTAATCGAACATGATTCGCTTATTACATTGGTATCTAGGGATACTGAGCAAATATCTGTGCTTCATGCAAATAAGCTTTTCTTTCAACAAATTAAAAATAAGGCTGACATAGAACAACTTTTAAAAGTAGAAGCTCTGGCAGAGAAATGGCGAATTCATTTTAACCGAATAAAGGAAAAGCTATAA
- a CDS encoding amino acid ABC transporter ATP-binding protein: MIEIKDLHKSFGANEVLKGITTSIAEKEVVCVIGPSGSGKSTFLRCLNVLEDITEGEVYIEGINLTDPTTNINELRTNVGMVFQHFNLFPHKTVLENIMMAPHIIRKTAKNEAQEKARQLLAKVGLSDKESEYPSSLSGGQKQRVAIARALAMNPKIMLFDEPTSALDPELVGDVLEVMKDLAKEGMTMVVVTHEMGFAKEVGDRVFFMDDGIIVEEGSPNEIFDHPQNERTQTFLSKVL; the protein is encoded by the coding sequence ATGATAGAGATAAAGGATTTACATAAATCATTTGGTGCAAATGAGGTGTTAAAAGGTATTACTACTTCTATCGCTGAGAAGGAAGTGGTGTGTGTCATTGGACCCTCTGGATCTGGCAAAAGCACATTTCTACGATGTTTAAATGTATTGGAGGATATTACTGAGGGTGAGGTTTATATAGAAGGAATAAATTTAACGGATCCGACAACAAATATTAACGAACTTCGTACCAATGTCGGAATGGTCTTTCAACATTTTAATTTGTTTCCTCATAAGACCGTACTTGAAAACATCATGATGGCTCCACATATTATTCGTAAAACAGCCAAAAATGAAGCACAGGAAAAAGCGAGGCAGCTTCTAGCAAAAGTAGGTCTTTCTGATAAAGAATCTGAGTATCCATCAAGCCTTTCAGGTGGGCAAAAGCAGCGCGTGGCCATTGCAAGAGCTTTAGCAATGAATCCAAAAATAATGTTATTTGATGAACCAACTTCTGCACTAGATCCGGAGCTAGTTGGTGATGTGTTAGAAGTCATGAAGGATTTGGCGAAGGAAGGTATGACAATGGTTGTTGTGACTCATGAAATGGGTTTTGCTAAAGAAGTAGGAGACCGAGTCTTTTTTATGGATGATGGAATCATTGTAGAAGAGGGAAGTCCAAATGAGATATTTGATCATCCTCAAAACGAAAGAACACAGACATTTTTAAGTAAGGTACTTTAA
- a CDS encoding amino acid ABC transporter permease: MPYLLEGLKYTLIITIVGISLGCVIGTIFGLMRTSKNKIIYAIASIYIELVRGTPMLAQIFFLHFGLPQLLGLNLDKMLTANIIIAINSGAYIAEIVRGGIQSVDKGQMEAGRSLGFNSGQTMRYIIWPQALKLMIPPFGNQFVISLKDTSLLSAIAVGELMYQGRQVASSYVNYFDVYFIVCVMYLMITIPISLLLRRVERRLERS; encoded by the coding sequence ATGCCTTATCTACTTGAAGGCTTAAAATATACACTCATTATAACTATAGTTGGTATATCACTTGGTTGTGTCATTGGAACGATTTTTGGTCTGATGCGAACATCTAAAAACAAAATAATCTATGCCATTGCATCCATCTACATAGAATTAGTACGAGGAACACCGATGCTTGCACAGATTTTCTTTCTTCATTTTGGTCTACCCCAACTATTAGGACTTAATCTTGATAAAATGTTAACGGCTAACATCATTATTGCCATAAATTCAGGTGCTTATATCGCTGAGATTGTTAGGGGTGGAATTCAATCTGTAGACAAGGGGCAAATGGAAGCCGGCCGTTCACTCGGTTTTAATTCTGGTCAAACGATGAGATATATTATCTGGCCACAAGCATTAAAATTAATGATTCCCCCATTTGGAAATCAGTTTGTCATTAGTTTAAAGGATACGTCATTACTTTCAGCTATTGCGGTTGGGGAATTAATGTACCAGGGACGACAGGTTGCAAGTTCATATGTCAACTACTTTGATGTCTATTTTATCGTATGTGTGATGTATTTGATGATAACCATCCCAATCTCGCTCTTATTGCGTAGAGTGGAAAGGAGACTAGAGCGATCATGA
- a CDS encoding transporter substrate-binding domain-containing protein, with protein MKTKWKIGTVVTASFGLMVGCSSTGSFNEGDTYTVATDNSYVPFEFIEDGELVGFDIELVELIAEEANFEVEFEQMEFSGILAGMETSRYDMGIAGITITEDRAENIDFSQPYYEAGLTLAVLEGNNEIESIDDLTESTKVSTRSSSTSQDYLEDNTVADIEAYPEITEAYQALLQGHVEAVLYDIPNVEYYSQSDANGEITRVGERLTGEDYGIAFPKDSELRDVVDEAMTTLKEDGRFDELYEKWFGEAE; from the coding sequence ATGAAAACGAAATGGAAGATTGGCACAGTTGTTACAGCATCATTTGGGTTAATGGTTGGATGTAGTTCAACAGGCTCCTTTAATGAAGGAGATACATACACAGTTGCAACGGATAATAGCTACGTGCCGTTTGAGTTTATTGAAGATGGAGAATTAGTTGGTTTTGATATTGAGCTAGTTGAACTGATAGCTGAAGAAGCGAATTTTGAAGTGGAATTTGAACAAATGGAGTTCTCAGGGATTCTAGCAGGTATGGAAACAAGTCGTTATGATATGGGTATTGCTGGAATTACGATTACAGAAGATCGAGCAGAGAATATTGATTTCTCGCAACCTTATTATGAAGCTGGATTAACACTTGCCGTATTAGAAGGGAATAATGAGATCGAGTCAATTGATGATTTAACAGAATCAACTAAGGTTTCAACACGTTCCTCTTCTACCAGTCAAGACTATCTCGAGGATAATACAGTTGCTGACATTGAGGCTTATCCAGAAATAACAGAAGCCTATCAAGCATTGCTTCAAGGGCATGTGGAAGCCGTTCTTTATGATATTCCAAATGTTGAATATTATAGTCAATCAGATGCCAACGGCGAAATTACCCGTGTTGGGGAACGATTAACAGGGGAAGATTATGGTATTGCATTTCCAAAGGATTCAGAGCTTCGAGATGTTGTTGATGAAGCTATGACGACATTAAAAGAAGATGGAAGATTTGATGAGCTATATGAAAAATGGTTTGGTGAAGCAGAATAA
- a CDS encoding glycosyltransferase family 4 protein → MKIALFTDTYHPQINGVATSIMILEKYLVKRGHEVYIFTSSDSHADLLQESGKVYRFRSLGAVFVPERRLAIAGLLRASHLMEELGIELIHTHTEFSMGLMGKLLAKKYHLPCIHTYHTMYKDYLHYIAKGKLIPPSMVGTFSRLFCKRTFAVIAPTEKVKNQLENYNVNEQIRTIPTGIDFAAFKRRFDQTERIQQIKKQLGLLASDRVLLSVGRIAAEKNMQALILAMPDLLKQHPKTKLVMVGDGPAKKELVQLTKQNGLSAHVLFVGAVKWCDIPLYYHMADLFVSASTSETQGLTYIEAMASGLPVVAKNDPSIQDLVIHHKTGFLFQKDEDLSHRLIQTLLHPESLPVIKQQAKRHINNLSAEHFADQIERLYEEAIHVYSTDHHTLRSLNKKERLS, encoded by the coding sequence ATGAAAATTGCACTATTCACTGATACCTATCATCCACAAATTAACGGGGTTGCTACGTCAATTATGATATTAGAAAAATATCTTGTTAAACGAGGCCACGAAGTTTATATTTTTACTTCTTCTGACAGTCATGCTGATTTGCTTCAGGAGAGTGGCAAGGTTTATCGTTTTCGAAGCTTAGGAGCTGTGTTTGTTCCAGAGCGTCGATTAGCCATTGCTGGATTATTACGCGCTTCTCATTTAATGGAAGAGCTAGGGATTGAGCTAATCCATACTCATACTGAATTTTCAATGGGTTTAATGGGGAAACTGTTAGCTAAGAAGTATCATCTACCTTGTATTCATACGTATCACACGATGTATAAGGATTATCTTCATTACATTGCAAAAGGCAAACTAATTCCGCCATCTATGGTCGGAACGTTCTCGCGCTTGTTTTGCAAACGAACATTTGCTGTGATAGCACCTACCGAGAAGGTTAAAAATCAACTTGAGAACTATAATGTAAATGAACAAATACGTACAATCCCTACTGGTATAGATTTTGCCGCATTCAAAAGACGGTTTGATCAAACAGAACGAATCCAACAGATCAAGAAACAACTTGGTCTGCTTGCATCGGATAGAGTGTTACTTAGTGTTGGAAGAATTGCGGCAGAAAAAAATATGCAAGCGTTAATTCTTGCTATGCCTGATCTTCTCAAACAACATCCCAAAACCAAACTTGTTATGGTAGGTGATGGGCCAGCAAAAAAAGAGCTTGTTCAATTAACGAAACAAAATGGGTTATCCGCTCATGTTCTTTTTGTTGGAGCCGTGAAATGGTGCGACATTCCTTTGTATTATCATATGGCCGATTTATTTGTGAGCGCCTCTACCTCAGAAACACAAGGACTTACCTATATTGAAGCGATGGCATCCGGACTTCCAGTTGTTGCGAAGAATGATCCTAGTATTCAAGACTTAGTTATTCATCACAAGACAGGGTTTCTTTTTCAGAAAGATGAAGACCTAAGTCATCGATTAATTCAAACCCTCTTGCATCCAGAGAGTCTGCCTGTTATCAAGCAACAGGCAAAACGTCATATAAACAATTTGTCTGCTGAACATTTTGCTGATCAAATCGAGCGATTGTATGAAGAAGCCATTCATGTTTACAGCACTGATCACCACACACTTAGGTCATTGAATAAGAAAGAGAGACTGTCATGA
- a CDS encoding lysylphosphatidylglycerol synthase transmembrane domain-containing protein, translated as MKKSTRNHLINIVLIILISTGFIFIAFRDVDWNSFKSGLIGVQIHWIVAGACAMIVYWLLEALVLHSMIRSQSNHFHFGSSFKISMVGQLFNIITPSSTGGQPAQLFMLYKRGMDIGTASSILLIKFILFQTILVLLFIGMFVYGYQDLAMIVPNMKYFVMIGFAVNTAVITGLLLICFSKRTVFTLIHLLLAPISLFKKEKAIQWKAILNDKVISFHAESRKLIHHKKLLVTCSLYTVIQLLVFFSIPFIVFLSLGYENIHLVTGMAFHAFIMMFSSVIPTPGGSGAGEYSFTLLFGSMTSQSDLLVGLLLWRILTAYSCIIVGSVVMLFKQLK; from the coding sequence ATGAAAAAATCTACTCGTAATCACTTGATTAATATCGTGCTCATCATTCTGATAAGCACGGGTTTTATTTTTATTGCCTTTCGTGATGTCGATTGGAATTCCTTTAAATCAGGCCTTATCGGCGTTCAAATTCACTGGATCGTGGCCGGGGCTTGTGCAATGATTGTGTATTGGTTACTAGAGGCACTTGTTTTGCATAGCATGATACGTTCACAATCAAATCATTTCCATTTTGGATCTTCCTTTAAAATATCGATGGTTGGACAACTTTTTAATATCATTACCCCTTCATCAACTGGTGGTCAACCCGCACAACTGTTTATGTTATATAAACGCGGCATGGATATCGGTACGGCCAGTTCTATCTTACTTATCAAATTTATACTATTTCAAACGATACTCGTTCTATTGTTTATCGGTATGTTTGTCTATGGTTATCAAGATCTTGCCATGATTGTTCCAAACATGAAGTATTTTGTTATGATTGGTTTTGCGGTCAATACAGCTGTGATCACCGGTTTACTCTTAATCTGTTTTAGTAAACGAACGGTATTCACCTTGATCCACCTATTATTAGCGCCAATTTCTTTATTCAAAAAAGAGAAAGCCATTCAATGGAAGGCTATACTGAATGACAAAGTCATTAGCTTCCATGCCGAAAGTAGAAAGTTAATACATCACAAAAAATTGTTAGTAACCTGCTCTCTCTATACGGTGATTCAACTACTCGTGTTTTTTTCAATCCCATTCATTGTCTTTTTAAGCCTCGGATACGAAAATATACACCTTGTAACTGGTATGGCTTTTCATGCGTTCATCATGATGTTCTCTTCGGTGATTCCGACACCTGGTGGAAGTGGCGCCGGAGAATATAGTTTCACTCTTTTATTTGGCTCGATGACAAGCCAATCAGACTTATTAGTTGGCTTGTTGCTATGGCGAATCCTTACTGCATACAGCTGTATCATCGTTGGATCGGTTGTTATGCTTTTCAAACAGCTAAAGTGA
- a CDS encoding protein-glutamine gamma-glutamyltransferase yields MIRINGQFIQDSQLNGIQVTAKQRPVLNNIASNQTVYDFYTLDELVFEVTVRANTTQASYDLLQSGVGFADFEHSTCNQALWTLTREGGFLLKPSVSPQRGIDDIFKNGSMYSFECAVAIIIIFYKATLDSIGAASFNQLFRGLYLFSWRYDEDLHLISHSGSEFLPGDCVYFNNPDFNPLTPEWRGENTIVMDYDLYFGHGIGIAPGAEIIKSLNEQRRPRAVLSAYLENRITHPEYRYLR; encoded by the coding sequence ATGATTCGGATCAACGGCCAGTTCATTCAAGATAGTCAATTGAATGGAATACAAGTTACAGCTAAACAACGACCAGTATTAAATAATATTGCGAGTAACCAAACGGTCTATGACTTCTATACGTTGGATGAATTAGTTTTCGAAGTAACAGTTCGTGCAAATACAACACAGGCTTCTTATGACTTACTTCAAAGTGGCGTTGGATTTGCAGATTTTGAACACTCTACTTGTAATCAAGCATTGTGGACATTAACAAGAGAAGGAGGTTTCCTGCTTAAACCCTCAGTTAGTCCGCAACGAGGAATCGATGATATTTTTAAAAATGGATCGATGTACTCATTTGAATGTGCTGTCGCGATCATCATTATCTTTTACAAAGCTACGCTAGATTCTATTGGAGCTGCCTCTTTTAATCAACTATTTAGAGGACTCTACTTATTCTCGTGGCGTTACGATGAAGATTTACATTTAATTAGTCACTCTGGTTCCGAGTTTTTACCTGGTGACTGTGTCTACTTTAACAATCCCGATTTTAATCCCCTAACTCCTGAATGGCGTGGTGAAAATACGATAGTCATGGATTATGATCTATATTTCGGTCATGGCATTGGAATTGCTCCAGGTGCTGAGATTATTAAGTCACTAAACGAGCAGCGAAGACCAAGAGCCGTACTTTCCGCATATTTAGAGAATAGGATTACCCATCCTGAATATAGGTACCTCCGATGA
- a CDS encoding DUF2785 domain-containing protein, which yields MNKWMQVNRMIDLKTQLKKKPNPSSELIDKMLKQVGSTDPELRDQLIYTQFSNWIGNQQLNNEQIKRLLNTCLQNISFHLGEKENDSIFKRSFSILLCTECIQHYNELNKVEYDYALQMAHMYLNEELDLRGYVEAKGWAHGIAHCADFLVALLSNSYYHQTNIIETLHSIQTSLFTEMAFVDDETDRLAAPVKLLCDKFPHQQPLIKTWINSLPALIADLQSKDISNQNLYFYRTRTNVVHFLSSLYFELLQAEHRENEEIIHSTYGVIQRLRKMS from the coding sequence ATGAATAAATGGATGCAGGTGAATCGTATGATTGATTTAAAGACTCAGTTAAAGAAAAAACCAAACCCATCAAGTGAATTAATAGATAAAATGCTTAAACAGGTCGGTTCTACAGACCCAGAATTAAGAGACCAATTAATCTATACTCAATTTTCTAATTGGATAGGTAATCAGCAATTAAATAATGAACAAATAAAACGGCTACTTAATACTTGCTTACAGAATATTAGCTTTCACTTAGGAGAAAAAGAAAACGATTCCATTTTCAAACGATCATTTTCTATATTGCTTTGCACAGAGTGTATTCAACATTATAATGAGTTAAATAAAGTGGAATATGATTACGCATTACAAATGGCGCATATGTATTTAAATGAAGAATTAGATCTTAGAGGGTATGTAGAAGCGAAGGGTTGGGCGCACGGTATTGCTCACTGCGCTGACTTTTTAGTAGCTTTACTATCTAATAGTTATTACCATCAAACAAACATAATCGAAACGCTACATTCAATACAAACATCCCTATTCACTGAAATGGCTTTTGTAGATGATGAGACGGATAGATTAGCTGCACCAGTGAAATTACTTTGCGATAAATTTCCACATCAACAACCTTTAATTAAAACCTGGATCAATTCTCTTCCAGCATTAATAGCTGATTTGCAATCTAAAGACATCTCCAATCAAAATCTCTACTTTTATCGAACACGAACAAATGTTGTTCATTTTTTAAGTAGCCTTTACTTCGAATTATTACAGGCAGAGCATAGAGAAAATGAGGAAATCATACACTCAACTTATGGAGTTATTCAACGTTTAAGAAAAATGTCTTGA
- a CDS encoding transposase, translated as MFLVSFLFSILVPTIMLLIQKKWTIFKSVFDIIALLCLLIFISITASAIYEILADNTVFMTNIHALFLNGFFLVSGGYVVLYAIYKIMYGIVKT; from the coding sequence ATGTTTTTAGTGAGCTTTCTCTTTAGTATCCTGGTTCCAACAATAATGCTTCTCATTCAAAAGAAATGGACTATTTTTAAATCTGTTTTTGATATCATTGCTTTGTTGTGCCTTTTGATCTTTATAAGCATTACGGCAAGTGCAATCTATGAGATCCTTGCAGATAACACCGTCTTTATGACAAATATTCACGCTCTCTTTTTGAATGGTTTTTTTCTTGTCTCTGGTGGGTATGTGGTTCTTTACGCGATTTATAAAATTATGTACGGCATTGTAAAAACATGA